The Fodinicurvata sp. EGI_FJ10296 genome includes a region encoding these proteins:
- a CDS encoding serine hydrolase domain-containing protein yields MTTPSCAEIAADAAAPLRDAVDQGRIPGGTLGIITRDGTSASVSFGRHTIDTSATAVSTATWFDLASLTKVMVTVPAVLRLVSEGRIDLDDPIARHLPTLNQTRPDAPVRALTVRALLTHQSGLAPVEPLYTWAAGATLRQAILQHDWSPGAPAYSDIGYILLGLMIERLTGGLFRSLPVGPGLTFSPPAAETAASEVCNWRGRTLQGEVHDENAWALGGAAGHAGLFGTVDGVLAFALGMMDGTGMNPAALAAMRTPQTDRRALGWERPYPLWTGGSLCSTGTLGHNGFTGTGLWIDFDRGYAWTLLTNRVHPTRHRDTGIMPLRRAVANRLAALIGQSALLPAFQTGKGWA; encoded by the coding sequence ATGACGACGCCGTCCTGCGCCGAGATCGCCGCCGACGCGGCGGCCCCCCTTCGCGATGCGGTTGATCAGGGCCGCATTCCCGGCGGCACGCTGGGCATAATCACGCGCGACGGCACGTCCGCCAGCGTCAGCTTCGGGCGCCATACCATCGATACCAGCGCCACCGCCGTCAGCACCGCGACATGGTTCGATCTCGCCAGTCTGACCAAGGTCATGGTCACCGTGCCTGCCGTGTTACGGCTGGTCTCAGAGGGCCGGATCGACCTGGACGACCCCATCGCCCGCCATTTGCCGACACTCAACCAGACCCGTCCGGACGCGCCGGTTCGGGCGCTGACTGTGCGGGCGCTGCTGACCCACCAATCCGGCCTGGCGCCGGTCGAACCGCTCTATACCTGGGCGGCCGGGGCAACCTTGCGCCAGGCCATACTGCAGCACGACTGGTCGCCCGGCGCGCCGGCCTATAGCGATATTGGCTATATCCTGCTGGGTCTGATGATTGAACGCTTGACCGGCGGGCTGTTCCGGTCGCTGCCGGTTGGACCGGGGCTGACATTCTCGCCGCCCGCCGCAGAGACGGCCGCGAGCGAGGTCTGCAACTGGCGCGGCCGCACCCTGCAGGGCGAGGTTCACGACGAGAATGCCTGGGCATTGGGCGGGGCGGCCGGCCATGCCGGGCTGTTCGGCACGGTCGACGGCGTTCTGGCCTTCGCCCTCGGCATGATGGACGGCACGGGTATGAACCCCGCCGCGCTCGCCGCCATGCGGACGCCCCAGACCGACCGGCGGGCGCTGGGATGGGAACGACCCTATCCGCTCTGGACCGGCGGCAGCCTGTGCAGCACCGGCACGCTGGGCCATAACGGCTTCACCGGCACGGGGCTATGGATCGATTTCGACCGTGGCTATGCCTGGACGCTGCTGACCAATCGCGTACACCCAACGCGGCACAGGGACACCGGCATCATGCCGCTGCGCCGGGCAGTGGCCAACCGGCTGGCCGCCCTGATCGGCCAATCAGCACTGCTCCCGGCCTTTCAGACGGGCAAGGGCTGGGCGTAG
- a CDS encoding anhydro-N-acetylmuramic acid kinase, whose protein sequence is MRAPPTSASQPGSSAADRSHHRSVTDPILLGPTVAGRPASGAATIESGDRTSGTQTAQLTVIGLMSGTSMDGIDVAQLSTDGRSAVETGPFTTVAYDPSLRKRLAEAVAKRGRMPADSLAELAQDVTDAHGAAISAFLDHTGFDRDRIDLIGFHGHTIFHDPAAGMTYQIGDGYRLAAWTGIDVVSDFRAADVAAGGQGAPLAPAYHRALATGLPHPVAILNIGGVANVTYIDGDSLLAFDTGPGNAMLDDWMLRHTGTPCDRDGRTAASGRVHHDMIETWLAEPYFAKKPPKSLDRNAFTFVGLDALSVQDGAATLTAFTIAAAQAAIAHLPRPPSRWLVTGGGRHNPVMMDGLQVSTNALVQPVEAVDWDGDALEAQAFGYLAVRAARCLPLSFPGTTGVPKPMTGAIYHRAPNRQNA, encoded by the coding sequence ATGAGGGCTCCGCCGACAAGCGCTTCGCAGCCGGGCTCCTCGGCCGCTGACCGTTCGCATCATCGATCGGTAACCGACCCCATTCTGCTCGGGCCGACAGTGGCCGGGCGGCCGGCGTCGGGCGCCGCCACGATCGAATCCGGTGACCGAACGTCGGGCACGCAAACCGCGCAGCTGACTGTAATCGGGCTGATGAGCGGCACTTCGATGGATGGTATCGACGTCGCCCAGTTGTCCACCGACGGACGATCCGCCGTCGAGACAGGTCCCTTCACGACCGTCGCCTATGACCCGTCCCTTCGCAAACGGCTCGCCGAAGCGGTCGCAAAGCGTGGGCGCATGCCTGCCGACTCCCTGGCCGAACTGGCTCAGGATGTGACCGACGCCCATGGCGCGGCGATTTCAGCGTTTCTGGATCACACCGGATTCGACCGCGACAGGATCGACCTGATCGGCTTTCACGGTCATACCATATTTCACGATCCCGCCGCCGGAATGACCTATCAGATCGGTGACGGCTATCGCCTGGCTGCCTGGACGGGTATCGACGTCGTCAGCGATTTCCGCGCCGCCGATGTCGCCGCCGGCGGCCAGGGGGCGCCGCTCGCGCCGGCCTATCACCGGGCGCTCGCGACCGGTCTGCCGCACCCGGTCGCCATCCTGAACATCGGCGGGGTCGCGAACGTCACCTATATCGACGGCGACAGCCTGCTGGCGTTCGATACCGGACCGGGCAATGCCATGCTGGATGACTGGATGCTGCGCCACACCGGCACGCCGTGCGACCGCGACGGCCGCACGGCCGCCAGTGGCCGGGTTCACCACGACATGATCGAGACCTGGCTGGCTGAACCCTACTTTGCGAAGAAGCCACCGAAAAGCCTGGATCGCAACGCCTTTACGTTCGTGGGGCTCGACGCTCTGTCCGTCCAGGACGGCGCCGCCACGCTGACAGCGTTCACGATTGCCGCCGCCCAGGCCGCGATCGCGCATTTGCCGCGCCCGCCGTCCCGCTGGCTGGTCACCGGCGGCGGACGGCATAATCCCGTCATGATGGACGGCCTGCAGGTGTCGACGAATGCGCTGGTTCAACCGGTCGAGGCCGTCGATTGGGACGGCGATGCACTGGAAGCCCAGGCCTTCGGGTACCTGGCCGTCCGGGCCGCCCGCTGCCTGCCGCTCTCGTTCCCGGGCACGACCGGCGTGCCCAAGCCGATGACGGGCGCGATCTACCACCGCGCACCGAACCGGCAGAACGCGTGA
- the choX gene encoding choline ABC transporter substrate-binding protein, whose amino-acid sequence MLRNTATRACLLAGAATVVMAAAVGSANAEGDPESCESVEIANVGWTDITATTGVAEVLLAGLGYQPEVTVASVPITFEGLARGDIDFFLGLWMPTMDGMIEQHLEAERIEQMGANLEGAKYTLAVTQGAYEAGLTSFGDIADHADLVGEQIFGIEPGNDGNLLIEGMIAEDAFGLSDFTLVESSEQGMLIEVQRRADRGEESVFLGWEPHPMNRTLDMEYLTGGEDWFGPDLGGATIYTLARTGLADDCPNIYRLLENLQFTLEMENELMAYILDDGMEGDEAAELMLTNDASPLEGWLDGVTTIDGGDGEAAVRDHLGL is encoded by the coding sequence ATGCTGCGCAATACAGCCACGAGAGCCTGTCTACTGGCCGGTGCCGCGACGGTCGTCATGGCCGCTGCTGTTGGTTCCGCAAACGCCGAAGGCGACCCGGAATCCTGCGAAAGCGTCGAGATCGCCAATGTCGGCTGGACCGATATCACGGCGACAACCGGCGTTGCCGAGGTCCTTCTGGCGGGGCTGGGATACCAACCGGAAGTGACGGTTGCCTCGGTGCCGATCACCTTCGAAGGGCTGGCGCGCGGCGATATCGATTTCTTCCTCGGCCTCTGGATGCCGACCATGGACGGTATGATCGAGCAGCATCTGGAGGCCGAGCGCATCGAACAGATGGGCGCCAATCTGGAGGGTGCGAAATACACGCTGGCGGTGACGCAAGGCGCCTATGAGGCCGGTCTGACGAGCTTTGGCGACATTGCCGATCACGCCGACCTCGTCGGGGAGCAGATCTTCGGCATCGAACCTGGCAATGACGGCAATCTGCTGATCGAAGGAATGATCGCGGAAGACGCGTTCGGGCTGTCCGACTTTACCCTCGTCGAATCCAGCGAGCAGGGTATGCTGATCGAGGTCCAGCGCCGGGCCGATCGAGGCGAAGAGTCGGTCTTTCTGGGGTGGGAGCCCCATCCGATGAACCGTACGCTGGACATGGAATACCTTACCGGCGGTGAAGACTGGTTCGGCCCCGACCTCGGCGGCGCCACCATTTACACGCTTGCTCGCACCGGTCTGGCCGATGACTGCCCGAACATTTACCGGTTGCTCGAAAATCTTCAGTTCACGCTCGAAATGGAAAACGAGCTGATGGCCTATATCCTCGATGACGGTATGGAAGGCGACGAGGCAGCGGAGCTGATGCTGACGA